From the Excalfactoria chinensis isolate bCotChi1 chromosome 1, bCotChi1.hap2, whole genome shotgun sequence genome, one window contains:
- the LOC140251280 gene encoding LOW QUALITY PROTEIN: PHD finger protein 7-like (The sequence of the model RefSeq protein was modified relative to this genomic sequence to represent the inferred CDS: inserted 2 bases in 1 codon; deleted 1 base in 1 codon) produces MVGSETKTPHPEGDSLGRPNEHVSNAFGSKPEAQSPDNKDLVMKKETLSPKPEGLGDLSVFGRTSAPGRLARRGQSLVLLGQTLCECSPLTHTMSEGTPEEAAGSTELACVLCGRVDDNPSIFGERHEMYGICFHAFCVGFANGLCQHGFNNKKEGLFYIEHLIVLMRQAAQTLCFVCGNRGASVTCAAPGCQRSYHFPCAPEGQCVTQHFGRYRSFCWEHLPHQPVETAPMQDTTCIICMDPVGDSRSYVTMVCPACQHAWFHRDCIQVGALXPHPAGTAGAQQHQARLTLTLLVFPLQGMATSAGMRCFQCPLCRDRERFIPEMINLGIYIPRRRPKWERNRAYAELGVRHGRCDASDCRHPHGREQREGEGLWELLLCSSCAAQGTHRLCSNLSHSTTSWECASCAGEGTASSTNSDSAGPNTASQQELGPSQSPAGQQSSSSDTTSQAPSEPDSSSQVPELLSGQPGRARTRSRSPLDRRAAETDSQPQRRRRSRSRRRGPAQGRSRTRVPPRRAQRVTSRPH; encoded by the exons ATGGTGGGCTCTGAAACTAAGACACCGCACCCTGAAGGTGACAGCCTGGGACGTCCAAATGAGCATGTAAGCAATGCCTTTGGATCCAAACCAGAGGCTCAGAGCCCTGACAACAAGGATTTGGTCATGAAAAAGGAGACCCTGAGCCCCAAACCTGAAGGTTTAGGTGACCTGAGCGTATTTGGGCGCACCTCTGCTCCCGGGAG GTTGGCACGCAGAGGACAAAGCCTGGTGTTGCTGGGACAGACACTCTGCGAGTGCTCGCCGTTAACGCACACGATGTCCGAGGGGACACCTGAGGAGGCCGCCGGCTCGACTGAGCTAG catgcgTGCTCTGTGGCCGAGTGGATGACAACCCATCCATCTTCGGCGAGAGACACGAGATGTATGGGATCTGTTTCCATGCATTTTGTGTG GGATTTGCCAACGGTCTCTGTCAACATGGatttaacaataaaaaagagGGCCTTTTCTACATTGAACACCTCATTGTCTTGATGAGGCAGGCAGCGCAGACG ctttGCTTCGTCTGTGGCAATCGGGGGGCCAGCGTCACCTGCGCAGCGCCAGGCTGCCAGCGGAGCTACCATTTCCCCTGCGCCCCAGAGGGTCAATGTGTCACCCAACACTTTGGCCGCTACAG gtccttctgctgggagcacctcCCGCACCAGCCAGTGGAGACAGCACCGATGCAGGACACCACCTGCATCATATGCATGGATCCCGTGGGTGACAGCAGGTCATACGTCACCATGGTGTGCCCGGCCTGCCAACACGCCTGGTTTCACCGGGACTGtatccaggtaggagccct ccctcaccccGCGGGCACCgcaggcgctcagcagcaccaggctcGGCTCACTCTCACC CTGCTCGTGTTTCCGCTGCAGGGAATGGCCACGAGTGCTGGGATGCGCTGCTTCCAGTGCCCTCTCTGCCGAGACCGAGAGAGGTTCATTCCAGAGATGATCAACCTGGGGATCTACATCCCACGCAG GAGACCAAAGTGGGAGCGCAACCGTGCCTACGCAGAGCTGGGAGTTCGGCACGGACGCTGCGACGCCAGCGACTGCCGTCACCCCCatggcagggagcagagagagggagaggg gctctgggagctgctcctctgcagctcctgcgcTGCACAAGGCACGCACCGACTCTGCTCCAACTTGAGTCACAGCACCACCAGCTGGGAGTGCgccagctgtgctggagagggcaccg cctccagcaccaaCTCGGACAGCGCTGGCCCCAACACCGCCAGCCAGCAGGAACTGGGGCCATCCCAAAgccctgcaggacagcagagcagcagctccgaCACCACCAGCCAGGCACCGTCGGAGCCGGATTCCAGTTCCCAG GTGCCTGAGCTGCTCTCCGGGCAGCCGGGGCGGGCGCGGACTCGAAGCCGCTCGCCTCTCGATCGTCGGGCTGCAGAGACCGACAGCCAGCCCCAGAGGCGCCGTAGGAGCCGGTCCAGGCggcgagggccagcccagggccGGAGCCGCACCCGAGTACCACCACGTCGGGCCCAGCGCGTCACCAGCCGGCCCCACTGA